From Larus michahellis chromosome 5, bLarMic1.1, whole genome shotgun sequence, the proteins below share one genomic window:
- the SDAD1 gene encoding protein SDA1 homolog isoform X2, producing the protein MASFPQQLKELLSYHHTVLDVDLRMTFCKALILLRNKNLINPTSLLELFFQLLRCHDKLLRKTLYTHIVSDIKNVNAKHKNNKVNTTLQNFMYTMLRDSNPTAAKISLDVMIELYRRNIWNDAKTVNVITTACFSKVTKVLVAALKFFLGKDEDEKQDSDSESEDDVPTARDLIMRYATSKKNTKRKKKLEKAMKVLKKQKKKSKPEVFNFSAIHLIHDPQDFAEKLLKQLENCKERFEVKMMLMDLISRLVGIHELFLFNFYPFVQRFLQPHQREVTKILLFAAQASHQLVPPEIIQSVLMTIANNFVTDKNSGEVMTVGINAIKEITARCPLAMTEDLLQDLVQYKTHKNKNVMMSARTLIHLFRSLNPEMLQKKFRGKPTEASLEARIHEYGELDAKDYIPGAEVLDVESQKEKGGNREEDGWESASLSEEEDDEDGEWIDVHHSSDEEQQEVAEKVKSMPVEERKAKAAAVSTSRLLTQEEFHKIRLAQLSKELNSAPGKAAKRKNIEIDEEEEGRGELLSLRDIEHLHKKPKSDKETRLATAMAGKTDRKEFVKKKTRINPFASSSNKEKQKHKNFMMMRYSHSVRTKNKRSFREKQLALRDALLKKRKRLLK; encoded by the exons ACTCTGTACACTCACATCGTGTCAGACATCAAGAACGTCAATGCTAAACACAAGAACAATAAAGTAAACACT ACCCTGCAGAACTTCATGTACACTATGCTGAGGGACAGCAATCCCACTGCTGCCAAGATCTCTCTGGACGTGATGATTGAACTTTACAGGAGGAATATTTG GAATGATGCCAAAACAGTGAATGTGATCACAACTGCCTGCTTTTCCAAAGTGACGAAG GTATTAGTTGCTGCTTTGAAGTTCTTCCTTGGGAAAGATGAAGATGAGAAGCAAGACAGTGACTCAGAATCTGAG GACGATGTTCCCACAGCCAGAGATCTGATCATGCGGTATGCAACTAGCAAGAAAAACACCAAGCGCaagaaaaaactggaaaaagcGATGAAGGTTCTCAAG aaacagaagaagaagagCAAGCCAGAGGTGTTCAACTTTTCTGCTATTCACTTGATTCACGATCCCCAAG ACTTTGCAGAGAAACTGCTGAAGCAGCTGGAGAACTGTAAGGAACGATTTGAAGTGAAGATGATGCTCATGGACCTAATATCTAGGCTGGTTGGAATACATGAG ctttttctctttaacttctACCCCTTCGTTCAGAGATTCCTACAGCCCCATCAGAGAG aagtgACAAAGATTCTTCTGTTTGCTGCACAAGCTTCGCATCAGCTCGTACCACCTGAG attatCCAGTCAGTGTTAATGACCATTGCCAACAACTTTGTCACTGACAAGAATTCTGGGGAAGTCATGACCGTAGG AATCAATGCCATAAAAGAAATCACTGCGAGATGTCCGTTAGCCATGACTGAAGATCTGCTCCAAGACCTTGTTCAGTACAAgactcataaaaataaaa atGTGATGATGTCTGCAAGAACTCTGATACACCTTTTCCGTTCTCTGAATCCAGAGATGCTGCAGAAGAAATTCAGG GGTAAGCCTACTGAGGCCTCGTTGGAAGCCAGGATCCATGAATATGGAGAACTGGATGCCAAAGATTATATTCCAGGAGCAGAAGTACTGGATGTGGAGAgtcaaaaggaaaagggaggaaacaGAGAGGAAg ACGGATGGGAAAGCGCTAGcctgagtgaggaagaagatgaCGAAGATGGAGAATGGATTGATGTGCATCACTCCTCAGACGAGGAGCAGCAAGAAGTA gcagAGAAGGTGAAAAGCATGCCTGTGGAGGAACGAAAAGCCAAAGCTGCAGCAGTCAGTACAAGCAGGCTGCTAACTCAAGAAGAATTCCACAAAATACGTCTTGCCCAGCTTTCCAAGGAACTTAATTCTGCCCCTGGCAAAGCTGCCAAGAGGAAGAATATTGAAatagatgaagaggaggagggcag GGGAGAGTTGCTTTCGCTCAGAGATATTGAACATCTGCATAAGAAGCCTAAATCGGACAAGGAGACCAGATTGGCAACTGCAATG GCtggaaaaacagacagaaaagagtTTGTGAAAAAGAAGACACGAATTAACCCGTTTGCCAGCTCTTccaacaaagaaaagcaaaagcacaagAACTTCATGATGATGAGATACAGCCATAGCGTCCGGACGAAAAATAAGCGTTCTTTCAGGGAAAAACAG CTGGCGCTTCGAGATGCacttctgaaaaagagaaagcgGCTGCTGAAATAA